The following coding sequences are from one Lujinxingia vulgaris window:
- a CDS encoding metal-sulfur cluster assembly factor → MLAGGVPVTPSEENRECLEALRAVIDPEVGINIVDLGLVYAVACREGGIDVVLTMTTPACPLSAVIEEDVRDAIWEFVDPHAQVRVAVVFEPAWSPEMMSAYARQQLGR, encoded by the coding sequence CTGCTTGCGGGAGGCGTCCCGGTGACGCCCAGCGAGGAAAACCGGGAATGCCTGGAAGCCCTGCGGGCGGTCATTGACCCGGAGGTCGGCATCAACATCGTCGATCTGGGGCTGGTCTATGCGGTGGCGTGCCGCGAGGGCGGCATCGATGTGGTCCTGACGATGACCACGCCGGCCTGCCCGCTCTCGGCGGTGATCGAGGAGGATGTTCGCGATGCGATCTGGGAGTTTGTCGATCCTCACGCGCAGGTGCGCGTGGCTGTGGTCTTTGAACCGGCGTGGTCGCCGGAGATGATGTCCGCGTACGCTCGCCAGCAGCTCGGGAGGTAG
- a CDS encoding DUF2249 domain-containing protein codes for MPDAHELDVTRIEPHIRHATIFATFDALNAGESFVIVNDHDPAPLRFQFQARHPRAFEWDYLELGPRTWKVRLTRT; via the coding sequence ATGCCAGACGCACATGAATTGGACGTCACCCGAATCGAACCTCATATCCGCCACGCCACGATCTTTGCGACCTTCGACGCGCTCAATGCCGGCGAGTCCTTCGTCATTGTGAACGACCACGATCCGGCGCCACTTCGTTTTCAGTTTCAAGCCCGACACCCCCGGGCGTTTGAATGGGACTACCTGGAGCTGGGGCCACGCACCTGGAAGGTGCGCCTGACCCGAACATAA
- a CDS encoding FAD-dependent monooxygenase — protein sequence MDEPVIVVGAGIGGLSAALCLAHESIPVVVVERFAEVREVGAGILLGPNASRVLYARGLGDALERVSAPMTHLGIGADRGELFVEKEANARADAPFRMIHRAALHGVLYEAATQHALIEVETGRAVEGFEHDAERGRVRAVGDEGWAGGWGRALIGCDGLRSAVRAQLHPGEAQPAYHGYTCWRGVTSRFEHEGFARGMLLELQGRGRRAGMGYIDEERVYWWATANTPQGERDGEDVIEDLQRRFEAFPDYFRAMIASTPAAQVLRNDIFDRPPLKMWGQENVTLLGDAAHPMAPNLGQGACSAIEDAAMLARCFAELRDEQGSLASVNVASAFRRYEARRCKRTAMLQRLSRQFGTVGQLEHPVAVWMRELAMRWTPRAMLDRQQAEIWDYRVEGGA from the coding sequence ATGGATGAGCCAGTCATTGTGGTGGGAGCGGGGATCGGGGGGCTGAGCGCGGCGCTTTGCCTTGCCCATGAGTCCATCCCCGTCGTGGTCGTGGAGCGTTTCGCCGAAGTGCGAGAGGTGGGCGCGGGCATCCTGCTGGGCCCGAACGCCTCGCGGGTGCTGTACGCGCGCGGTCTTGGTGACGCGCTGGAACGGGTGAGTGCGCCGATGACGCATCTGGGGATCGGCGCCGATCGGGGCGAACTTTTTGTCGAAAAGGAGGCGAATGCGCGTGCGGATGCCCCTTTTCGGATGATCCACCGGGCGGCGCTGCACGGGGTGCTCTATGAGGCTGCCACGCAGCATGCGCTCATTGAGGTTGAGACGGGCCGCGCCGTTGAGGGCTTTGAGCATGATGCTGAACGCGGTCGCGTGCGTGCTGTGGGTGATGAGGGGTGGGCAGGCGGCTGGGGCCGGGCGTTGATCGGGTGTGATGGGTTGCGCTCGGCGGTCCGTGCGCAGCTGCATCCCGGTGAGGCTCAGCCTGCGTATCACGGGTATACGTGCTGGCGCGGCGTGACCTCGCGCTTTGAGCACGAAGGTTTTGCGCGCGGCATGCTGCTGGAGCTGCAGGGGCGAGGGCGACGCGCGGGGATGGGGTACATCGATGAGGAGCGGGTGTACTGGTGGGCGACCGCCAATACCCCGCAGGGGGAGCGCGATGGCGAGGATGTGATCGAGGATTTGCAGCGTCGATTTGAGGCGTTCCCCGACTATTTTCGCGCGATGATTGCGTCGACACCGGCTGCGCAGGTGCTTCGAAACGACATCTTCGATCGTCCTCCGCTGAAGATGTGGGGTCAGGAGAATGTGACGCTGCTCGGGGATGCGGCCCACCCGATGGCCCCGAATCTCGGGCAGGGAGCCTGCTCGGCGATCGAAGACGCGGCGATGCTCGCGCGTTGCTTCGCGGAGCTTCGGGATGAGCAGGGGAGCCTGGCGTCGGTCAATGTGGCTTCGGCGTTTCGACGTTACGAGGCCAGGCGTTGCAAGCGCACCGCGATGTTGCAGCGTCTCTCCCGTCAGTTTGGCACCGTCGGGCAGCTGGAACATCCGGTGGCGGTCTGGATGCGGGAGTTGGCGATGCGGTGGACGCCCAGGGCGATGCTGGATCGGCAGCAGGCCGAGATCTGGGACTATCGGGTGGAGGGGGGAGCCTGA
- a CDS encoding protein kinase domain-containing protein, with translation MKTDTLPPGSAVGQYHVIRKLGEGAAGQVYLAHHKILDREFALKILHPEWVGNDQLTRRFFQEARHATRLKHPNIVGVITADQHNDFYYLVMEFVDGVCLEALLAQQERLPAERAIPYVVGVLRGLEHAHKKGMLHRDVKADNIIIENATDRARLLDFGLVKDTEATQKLTAQHAVVGTPYYMPPEQWRGEEVDARADIYSAAVTLYYALSGRFPFPGRSPLAVAHRLMSESHDPLGEILLYAQPTRATELVTILDRALSRERDLRPSSAAQLADELEQWLEEQRPSPTAKTSSRTIAYAPPTAEPTMSIPTPNLVTEPVEIAPNTYWVGKRPPNEIFYANPYLRHFPGQQGQEDFNLIIDPGSTKDFSVVQAKVGRVIGTINNLSSIFINHQDPDVGSSVGVLLGRHTPNAHVLCTEDTWRLIQYYNVPRERFVALERFPRGIKLPTGDVVRPVPSPFCHFVGAMMLYDPATRVLFTGDLFGSLTDKDAEGLYVDESDWAGMRAFHQIYMPTQGAVRYALSKIRELSPAVEIIAPQHGRVLRGHWVKEYIDRLWNLPVGLDILDDRHSSPEELQAWTTVLNRLVEVARQAIGDEVYALLESDPNLSGILSVNSGSVEITSLGKTTVERAVRLLCEHVTPDVASAIKYEAVYSANELSLPTPMVELDEDGPEIASSRLDPIADAGFSKV, from the coding sequence GTGAAGACCGACACCCTCCCCCCAGGCAGCGCCGTGGGCCAGTACCACGTCATCCGAAAACTCGGCGAAGGCGCCGCCGGCCAGGTCTACCTGGCCCACCACAAGATCCTCGATCGCGAGTTCGCCCTGAAGATCCTCCACCCGGAGTGGGTGGGCAACGACCAGCTCACCCGCCGGTTCTTTCAGGAAGCCCGCCACGCCACACGCCTCAAACACCCCAACATCGTCGGGGTGATCACCGCCGACCAGCACAACGACTTCTATTACCTGGTCATGGAGTTCGTCGACGGGGTCTGCCTCGAAGCGCTCCTCGCTCAACAGGAGCGCCTGCCCGCCGAGCGCGCCATCCCTTACGTCGTCGGGGTGCTGCGCGGTCTGGAGCACGCCCACAAGAAAGGCATGCTCCACCGCGACGTCAAAGCCGACAACATCATCATCGAGAACGCCACCGATCGCGCGCGCCTGCTGGACTTCGGCCTGGTCAAAGACACCGAGGCCACCCAGAAACTCACCGCCCAGCACGCCGTCGTCGGCACCCCCTACTACATGCCCCCCGAGCAGTGGCGCGGCGAAGAAGTCGACGCCCGCGCCGACATCTACTCGGCCGCGGTCACGCTCTACTACGCTCTATCCGGGCGCTTTCCCTTCCCGGGCCGCTCTCCCCTGGCGGTGGCCCACCGCCTGATGAGCGAGTCTCACGATCCCCTCGGTGAGATTCTGCTCTACGCTCAGCCCACGCGCGCCACAGAGCTTGTCACCATCCTCGACCGCGCCCTCTCCCGTGAGCGCGATCTTCGCCCCTCCTCCGCCGCCCAGCTCGCCGACGAGCTGGAACAATGGCTGGAAGAGCAGCGCCCCTCCCCCACGGCAAAAACCTCGTCACGCACCATCGCTTACGCCCCCCCAACCGCCGAGCCCACCATGAGCATCCCCACGCCAAACCTGGTCACCGAGCCCGTTGAGATCGCCCCGAACACCTACTGGGTCGGCAAACGTCCGCCCAACGAGATCTTCTACGCCAACCCCTACCTGCGCCACTTTCCCGGCCAGCAGGGCCAGGAAGATTTCAACCTGATCATCGACCCCGGCTCCACCAAAGACTTCAGCGTGGTCCAGGCCAAGGTGGGGCGAGTGATTGGTACGATTAACAACCTCAGCTCGATCTTCATCAACCATCAGGACCCCGATGTGGGCTCCTCGGTCGGCGTGCTTCTGGGCCGCCACACCCCCAACGCGCATGTGCTCTGCACCGAAGATACCTGGCGGCTGATCCAGTATTACAACGTGCCCCGCGAGCGCTTTGTCGCTCTGGAGCGCTTCCCCCGCGGCATCAAGCTGCCCACCGGCGATGTCGTGCGCCCGGTGCCCAGCCCCTTCTGCCACTTCGTCGGCGCGATGATGCTCTACGATCCGGCCACCCGCGTGCTCTTCACCGGCGATCTCTTCGGCAGCCTCACCGACAAAGATGCCGAGGGCCTCTACGTCGACGAGTCTGACTGGGCCGGCATGCGCGCCTTCCACCAGATCTACATGCCCACCCAGGGCGCGGTGCGCTACGCCCTGAGCAAGATCCGCGAGCTGAGCCCGGCCGTAGAGATCATCGCCCCGCAGCACGGCCGCGTGCTACGCGGCCACTGGGTCAAAGAGTACATCGACCGCCTCTGGAACCTGCCGGTGGGCCTGGATATCCTCGACGATCGCCACAGCAGCCCCGAAGAGCTGCAGGCCTGGACCACCGTGCTCAACCGCCTGGTCGAAGTCGCCCGGCAGGCCATCGGCGACGAGGTCTACGCGCTGCTGGAGTCTGACCCCAACCTCAGCGGCATCCTCTCGGTGAACTCCGGCAGCGTCGAGATCACCTCGCTGGGCAAGACCACCGTCGAGCGCGCCGTGCGCCTGCTCTGCGAGCACGTCACCCCGGATGTGGCCAGCGCCATCAAGTACGAAGCGGTCTACTCCGCCAACGAACTCAGCCTACCCACCCCCATGGTCGAGCTCGATGAAGACGGCCCCGAGATCGCAAGCTCCCGGCTCGATCCCATCGCCGACGCCGGCTTCTCCAAAGTCTGA
- the ric gene encoding iron-sulfur cluster repair di-iron protein has translation MITADQTVGHIAKNFPMSTRVFGRYKIDFCCKGRLSLQEVCGTHDIEIDKLVADIEAEIELAPPTALDGWADRSTPELVAHILENYHRPLDEELPRLESLADKVARVHGDRDRRLPRIAQTFTLLRAELEEHFRKEENVLFPAILADDGQPLAGPIRVMLQDHEDAGDMLVLLRELADDFQVPPHACNSWRALLGGLEDLERSLHEHIHLENNILFPRAAA, from the coding sequence GTGATCACAGCCGATCAGACCGTTGGACACATCGCAAAAAACTTCCCCATGAGCACGCGCGTCTTCGGGCGTTACAAGATTGATTTTTGCTGCAAGGGCAGGCTCTCCCTGCAGGAGGTGTGTGGCACCCACGACATCGAAATCGACAAGCTCGTTGCAGATATCGAGGCCGAGATCGAGCTCGCGCCCCCGACGGCGCTCGACGGCTGGGCGGATCGCTCCACGCCGGAGCTCGTGGCACACATTCTGGAAAACTACCATCGCCCGCTCGACGAGGAGCTCCCGCGCCTGGAGTCACTGGCCGATAAAGTCGCCCGTGTTCACGGCGATCGCGACCGGCGCCTGCCCCGCATCGCGCAGACCTTCACGCTGCTCAGGGCGGAGCTGGAGGAACACTTCCGCAAGGAAGAGAACGTACTCTTCCCGGCCATCCTGGCGGATGACGGCCAACCCCTCGCCGGTCCGATCCGCGTGATGCTCCAGGACCACGAAGATGCCGGAGATATGCTCGTCCTGCTGCGCGAGCTCGCCGATGACTTCCAGGTCCCGCCGCACGCCTGCAACTCCTGGCGTGCGCTCCTGGGCGGACTCGAAGATCTGGAGCGCTCGCTGCACGAGCACATCCACCTGGAGAATAACATCCTCTTCCCCCGCGCTGCCGCCTGA
- a CDS encoding helix-turn-helix transcriptional regulator, giving the protein MTTPDLLNLLSSSRLQIVEFIKRQGTVTVEETAAALGFGETTVRQHFDHLQKKELLTRQSVPDGPGRPTLRYRLTPAGQQLFPSQDAALFGKMLDFLVLQGYPALIDDFFRQMWRERREELSERLEEAGANTLEERLEVVEAFLAEQGFVPEVTVEEDVVTIRECNCPFSEAVRATRLPCRLEAQFLEQALQRDLKRVGYMPEGHPACVYEFQAASSEDDEDLNQV; this is encoded by the coding sequence GTGACAACCCCCGACCTCTTAAACCTGCTCTCTTCCTCGCGGCTGCAGATCGTCGAGTTCATCAAACGCCAGGGCACGGTCACGGTGGAAGAGACGGCCGCGGCGTTGGGGTTCGGTGAGACAACGGTCCGCCAGCATTTTGATCACCTGCAGAAGAAAGAGCTGCTCACCCGCCAGAGCGTGCCCGATGGCCCGGGGCGTCCGACTCTGCGTTACCGGCTTACTCCCGCGGGCCAGCAGCTTTTTCCGAGCCAGGACGCCGCGCTTTTTGGCAAAATGCTCGATTTTCTGGTGCTTCAGGGCTACCCCGCGCTGATTGACGATTTTTTTCGCCAGATGTGGAGGGAGCGCAGAGAGGAACTCAGCGAGCGTCTTGAAGAGGCCGGGGCAAACACGCTGGAGGAGCGGCTCGAGGTGGTCGAGGCTTTTCTGGCCGAGCAGGGTTTTGTTCCGGAGGTCACCGTCGAGGAGGATGTGGTGACCATCCGCGAGTGCAACTGCCCCTTCTCCGAGGCGGTGCGCGCCACCCGGCTGCCCTGTCGGCTGGAAGCCCAGTTTCTGGAGCAGGCCCTGCAGCGGGACCTAAAGCGCGTGGGGTATATGCCCGAGGGTCATCCGGCGTGTGTCTACGAGTTTCAGGCCGCTTCGTCTGAGGATGACGAGGATTTGAATCAGGTTTGA